A stretch of DNA from Methylobacterium sp. CB376:
CGGGCATGGGCGAGACCCTGCAGGCGCTCCGGCGCGACTACCCGGCGGGCCCCCACGACCAGCCCCAGAGCATGTGCCCGGCCTTCGGCGCCCTGCGGGTGGGGCTGCGCATGCGCCGCACGGCCACGATCCTGTCGGGCTCGGCCTGCTGCGTCTACGGGCTCACCTTCACGTCGCACTTCTACGGGGCGCGCCGCACGGTCGGCTACGTGCCCTTCAACTCGGAGACCCTGGTCACCGGCAAGCTGTTCGAGGACATCCGCGACGCCGTCCGGGCGGTGGCCGACCCGGCCCAGTGCGACGCCGTGGTGGTGATCAATCTCTGCGTGCCGACCGCCTCCGGCGTGCCCCTTCGGCTGCTGCCGCGGGAGATCGACGGGGTGCGCATCATCGGCATCGACGTGCCGGGCTTCGGGGTGCCGACCCATGCCGAGGCCAAGGACGTGCTCGCCGGCGCGATGCTGCGGGTCGCGCGGGCCGAGGCCGAGCGGGGACCGGTCGCGGCGCCGCGCCAGGGCCGCGACGGTCGCCCGACCGTGACGCTGCTCGGCGAGATGTTCCCGGCCGACCCGGTGCAGATCGGCGCCCTGCTCGAGCCGCTCGGGCTCAGCCCCGGCCCGGTCGTGCCGACGCGGGAGTGGCGGGAGCTCTACGCGGCCCTCGACTGCGCCGCCGTCGCGGCGATCCATCCCTTCTACACCGCGGCGATCCGCGAGTTCGAGGCGGCCGGGCGGACGGTCCTCGGCTCGGCGCCGGTGGGCCACGAGGGCACCGCCGCCTGGCTCGACGCGGTCGGCGAGGCCTGCGGGGTCGCCCGCCTCACCGTCGAGGCGGCCAAGAACCGGATCCTGCCGGCGATCCGCGGGGCGCTCGCCGCCAACCCGATCCGCGGGCGGATCACGCTGTCGGGCTACGAGGGGTCCGAACTCATCGTGGCCCGGCTCCTCGTCGAGAGCGGGGCCGAACTGCCCTATGTCGGCACCGCCTGCCCGCGCACCCGCTTCGCGGAGGACGACCGGGCGTGGCTGGAGGCGCGCGGCACCCGGGTGCAGTTCCGCGCCTCCCTGGAGCAGGATCTCGCCGCCCTTGAGGAGTTCCGGCCCGACCTCGCGGTCGGCACCACGCCGGTCGTGCAGAGGGCCAAGGAGCGGGCGATCCCCGCCCTCTACTTCACCAACCTGATCTCGGCGCGCCCGCTGATGGGCATTGCCGGGGCGGGCTCGCTCGCCCAGGTCGTGAACGGGGCGCTCGCCCAGCGGGAGCGGTTCTCCGCCATGCGC
This window harbors:
- the bchY gene encoding chlorophyllide a reductase subunit Y, which translates into the protein MGASLDIGALRARGEARQGPEPAAPGPDPIPAPDGPGCHAGRAQLRAAAEAAGMGETLQALRRDYPAGPHDQPQSMCPAFGALRVGLRMRRTATILSGSACCVYGLTFTSHFYGARRTVGYVPFNSETLVTGKLFEDIRDAVRAVADPAQCDAVVVINLCVPTASGVPLRLLPREIDGVRIIGIDVPGFGVPTHAEAKDVLAGAMLRVARAEAERGPVAAPRQGRDGRPTVTLLGEMFPADPVQIGALLEPLGLSPGPVVPTREWRELYAALDCAAVAAIHPFYTAAIREFEAAGRTVLGSAPVGHEGTAAWLDAVGEACGVARLTVEAAKNRILPAIRGALAANPIRGRITLSGYEGSELIVARLLVESGAELPYVGTACPRTRFAEDDRAWLEARGTRVQFRASLEQDLAALEEFRPDLAVGTTPVVQRAKERAIPALYFTNLISARPLMGIAGAGSLAQVVNGALAQRERFSAMRAFFEGVGEGHAAGIWEDVPQRRAPPKRAPAPAPIGEGA